A region of the Spirochaetota bacterium genome:
TGCACTGCTTTGCCTATCTGGAATCCATAATCTGACTTTTCATACAGGAATGGGTCAAAGCCACGGTTGATTCGTATATATACAGGGCCTTTGTGTTCATACGCAGCAATGACTGCATTTGCAGTTTCAATGCCATCTGCCGGAGCTATCACCACCATATTTGCAAAAGAACGCATTACTGCCAAATCTTCTGTACAGTGATGGGTGGTTCCCGCCTGTCCAAACGATGTACCTGCGTGCGTTGCAATAATCTTTACATTAAGCTTTGGATAGCATATATCAGTACGTACCTGCTCAGCAGCGCGTAGTGATGCAAAAACCGCAAATGTAGACACAAACGGTGTAAGCCCTGCTTTTGCAAGCCCAGCAGCCATCCCAAACATATTCTGCTCGGCAATACCCGCATTAAAGAATCTATCTGGAAATTTTGCTGCAAACTGTCCTATTTTTGTGGATTTAGCAAGATCAGCAGAAAGTCCAACAATATCGTTATGTTTTTCAGCAAGGTCACATAAAACCTTTCCGTAAATTTCAGCCGTTGACATATTTGCTGTGTCAACGATAGTATATGTTAATCCATCAGCAGCCATTGTGTTCCTCCTCATTTACATTTCACAGTAATGTTTATCAATACATGCTTTGGCAAGCTCAACCTTTTCACTGTCAAGGCCTCCATAATGCCATTCATATTTGTCTTCCATAAAGTCCACACATTTGCCTTTCACAGTGTGCGCAATAATGACTACAGGAGCTTTATCCTCTTTCTGGGCATATTCTATTGCATCGGCCAGTTGATTAAAGTCATGGCCATCTACTTCTTTTACAATCCATCCAAATGCTTTCCACTTATCAGCAAATGGTTCAAGACGCATAACTTCTTCAGTTGGCCCATCTAT
Encoded here:
- a CDS encoding transketolase family protein; the protein is MAADGLTYTIVDTANMSTAEIYGKVLCDLAEKHNDIVGLSADLAKSTKIGQFAAKFPDRFFNAGIAEQNMFGMAAGLAKAGLTPFVSTFAVFASLRAAEQVRTDICYPKLNVKIIATHAGTSFGQAGTTHHCTEDLAVMRSFANMVVIAPADGIETANAVIAAYEHKGPVYIRINRGFDPFLYEKSDYGFQIGKAVQLKDGTDITIIACGAAAYNAYHAAGILEKEDGLSVRVLNMHTIKPIDEEAILKAVLETRRIVTFEDHNIYGGLGSAVAEVIVKSGKACAFESVGIPDEYAIIGLPEDLQNYYGFDQNKIIEKVRQIMGKDFEQTEDWEDEV